From a region of the Thermoanaerobaculia bacterium genome:
- a CDS encoding DUF3568 family protein — protein sequence MKSIVTLALLSALLTSCAAAVVGVIGVTGGYLFVNGQLKETVPAPLPAVHAAVKSSFIALGFHETREVADKLKGKLQAEMADGTRIYIWLKATDMDQTEVSIRVGYMGDRELSIQILKQIKSRL from the coding sequence ATGAAATCAATTGTGACTCTTGCCCTTCTCTCCGCTCTCCTCACATCCTGTGCCGCAGCGGTTGTCGGGGTGATCGGGGTTACCGGAGGGTACCTCTTTGTCAACGGTCAGCTGAAGGAAACGGTGCCGGCTCCTCTTCCCGCCGTTCATGCAGCGGTCAAATCGTCCTTTATCGCACTGGGATTTCATGAAACCCGGGAAGTCGCTGACAAGCTAAAAGGAAAGCTCCAGGCTGAGATGGCCGACGGTACGAGAATCTATATCTGGCTGAAGGCCACAGATATGGACCAGACCGAGGTGTCCATCCGTGTCGGGTATATGGGGGACAGGGAACTCTCCATTCAGATTCTGAAACAGATCAAATCCCGGCTGTGA
- a CDS encoding sigma-70 family RNA polymerase sigma factor: MILSKNRHKKKWDFEANVLPYVDSLYSTAYRLTRNQEDAEDLVQEAYYKAYRYYDKFEEGTNFKAWLFKILKNTFINEYRKRKSTPQNVEFGEIEESLESLIKGEPSSNPELEFLETLVDEDVQNALGNLPDEYRLVVLLADIEDFSYKEIAQILEVPLGTVMSRLYRGRKMLEKTLLDFARHHGYLRDREPAKLRDKDLIDDEPT, translated from the coding sequence ATGATTCTATCGAAGAACAGACACAAGAAAAAGTGGGATTTTGAAGCCAATGTCCTGCCCTATGTGGATTCGCTCTATTCCACGGCATATCGACTGACTCGAAACCAGGAAGACGCGGAAGATCTGGTTCAGGAAGCTTATTACAAGGCATACCGGTATTACGATAAGTTCGAGGAAGGTACAAATTTCAAAGCCTGGCTTTTCAAGATTCTCAAAAACACATTCATCAACGAATATCGAAAAAGAAAGTCAACACCGCAAAATGTAGAATTCGGCGAGATTGAAGAATCTCTTGAATCTCTTATTAAGGGAGAACCCTCATCGAATCCTGAACTTGAGTTTTTAGAAACCCTTGTGGATGAAGATGTGCAGAATGCCCTGGGCAATCTTCCCGATGAGTACCGACTGGTTGTTCTTCTTGCAGATATTGAAGATTTTTCCTATAAGGAAATTGCTCAGATTCTTGAAGTCCCCCTCGGTACGGTCATGTCCCGTTTGTACAGGGGACGGAAAATGCTGGAAAAGACGCTCCTCGATTTTGCCCGTCACCATGGATATTTGAGGGATCGCGAACCTGCGAAACTCAGGGATAAAGATCTGATTGACGATGAACCAACCTGA
- a CDS encoding sigma-70 family RNA polymerase sigma factor, translating into MKTRTLQSAQKEEFEERILNYVDILYSTALRLTRNPQDAQDLVQETSLRAFRYRHRFQDGTNFKAWLFTILRNTFINEYRRRRRIPDLVDLEDVKDFLSSGDTPEERALHGTLPDSVHQAFLTLPEDYRFVVILADLEGLTYREIAGILGVPMGTVMSRLYRGRKMLEQVLFDYGRSRGYLKDVRPERIRNQDLLAECA; encoded by the coding sequence ATGAAAACACGAACACTCCAATCCGCCCAGAAGGAAGAATTCGAGGAACGAATTTTGAATTACGTCGACATCCTGTACTCCACGGCTCTCCGCCTTACCCGCAACCCCCAGGATGCCCAGGATCTGGTTCAGGAAACGTCGCTTCGCGCCTTTCGGTATCGGCACAGGTTTCAGGATGGTACCAATTTCAAGGCCTGGCTCTTCACAATCCTGCGAAACACCTTCATCAACGAGTATCGGCGAAGGCGAAGAATTCCGGATCTCGTGGATCTTGAGGATGTGAAAGATTTTCTGTCATCCGGAGATACGCCGGAGGAGCGTGCTTTGCACGGCACCCTCCCCGATAGCGTGCATCAGGCCTTTTTGACTCTTCCGGAAGATTATCGCTTCGTGGTCATCCTGGCCGATCTGGAGGGACTCACGTACCGTGAAATTGCCGGTATACTCGGTGTTCCGATGGGAACCGTAATGTCCCGTCTCTACCGGGGGCGAAAGATGCTGGAACAGGTTCTCTTCGATTATGGAAGATCGAGAGGTTACCTGAAAGACGTACGTCCGGAGAGGATCAGAAATCAGGATCTTTTGGCTGAGTGTGCCTGA
- a CDS encoding ATP synthase F0 subunit C, translating into MKKSILLVAMLLFIFALPLLAAEEGAAANQGVKWGALAAAFAIGVAAFGGALGQARAISSACEGMARNPGAAGPIRIALLLGLAFIESLVIYALLIAFVIK; encoded by the coding sequence GTGAAAAAGTCGATTTTACTTGTTGCCATGTTACTGTTCATCTTTGCCCTGCCTCTCCTTGCGGCAGAGGAAGGTGCCGCTGCAAACCAGGGCGTTAAGTGGGGTGCTCTTGCTGCCGCCTTTGCCATCGGCGTTGCCGCCTTTGGCGGAGCCCTTGGGCAGGCTCGTGCCATCTCCTCCGCATGTGAGGGTATGGCGCGGAACCCGGGTGCTGCAGGACCGATCCGTATCGCTCTTCTTCTTGGTCTTGCCTTTATTGAATCCCTGGTTATTTACGCTCTGTTGATCGCCTTTGTGATCAAGTAA
- a CDS encoding FoF1 ATP synthase subunit a: MHEAHSFLFRPVNALLEPVLGFEIPDHVIMGFVILLFITAFSFWFRKQISQEHPGKMQHMLETIVGGLRGLMEDVIGHGMARTYLGIIGAFTFFIFLSNIMGLVFFLNPPTSNPNTTFALSITAFLFYNTEGIKRHGFFKYLKTLMGPVAAIGLFMFAVEAISHAVRIVSLGLRLFGNIFGEHTVSGQFSELLPILVPWPIMMIGIIGATMQTFIFIMLTMAYIGGAVGEEH; the protein is encoded by the coding sequence ATGCATGAAGCCCATTCCTTCCTCTTTCGGCCGGTCAATGCTTTGCTTGAGCCGGTTCTGGGGTTTGAAATCCCGGACCACGTCATCATGGGCTTTGTCATTCTTCTCTTCATTACAGCCTTTTCCTTCTGGTTCCGGAAACAGATCAGTCAGGAACATCCTGGAAAGATGCAGCACATGCTCGAAACCATCGTGGGTGGTCTGCGCGGCCTCATGGAGGATGTGATCGGACACGGTATGGCTCGCACCTACCTGGGCATTATCGGAGCCTTCACTTTTTTTATCTTTCTCTCCAACATCATGGGGCTCGTCTTCTTTCTCAACCCACCCACATCCAATCCGAATACGACCTTTGCCCTTTCGATCACAGCCTTTCTCTTCTATAACACGGAAGGGATTAAGAGGCATGGATTTTTCAAATATCTCAAAACGCTCATGGGACCCGTCGCAGCTATCGGCCTCTTTATGTTCGCCGTGGAGGCCATTTCCCATGCCGTCCGCATTGTTTCCCTCGGCCTTCGTCTTTTCGGTAACATCTTCGGGGAACATACGGTATCGGGCCAGTTTTCCGAACTTCTTCCCATCCTGGTCCCCTGGCCGATAATGATGATCGGGATTATTGGTGCAACCATGCAGACCTTTATCTTCATCATGCTCACCATGGCCTATATTGGCGGTGCCGTGGGTGAAGAACATTAA
- a CDS encoding NADH-quinone oxidoreductase subunit N, giving the protein MNTDILALLPQLCLTAGGLILLLTALIRKEPKGPGILIAFLTLFASMGALVMTAEGGARTAFAGMLTIDGFGLFFSGLCIAGSILTLLLSLEYIKEGGWGIIEYSAILIFATAGMVFMVTSLNLVSIYVGLELMALSSYVLASFCRNQEKSFEAGFKYFLLGAFSSGLLLYGLSLIYGATGSLDIAVLASSIQRAEPMLVAGLALTASGLLFKVAAVPFHVWTPDVYEGAPTPVTAFFAIGPKAAAFAVLLRVFAVGLGPLHQEWSTLIGLSAALTMVFGNLVALVQKNIKRMLAYSSIAHAGYALLGLLAFSELGIKAVLIYMLAYLFMTAGAFALVIFLKSRTYAGEMIEDFRGLNHTHPFLSFCMLVFMLSLAGIPPTAGFIGKLFLFAAAIQAGYVILAVLGVLMSAVSLYYYLGPIVAMYQRDETMQLPLRRHWSLSTAVVICLVGTLLVGLMPNWVIEVLSSALLPVV; this is encoded by the coding sequence ATGAACACTGATATCCTGGCTCTTCTTCCCCAACTCTGTCTGACGGCCGGAGGCCTGATCCTGCTGCTGACGGCTCTCATTCGAAAGGAACCCAAAGGCCCGGGGATCCTGATTGCGTTCCTGACCCTCTTTGCCTCTATGGGGGCTCTGGTCATGACTGCGGAGGGAGGAGCGAGAACCGCTTTTGCCGGAATGTTGACAATCGACGGTTTTGGCCTCTTTTTCAGCGGCCTGTGCATAGCGGGTTCAATTCTTACCCTTCTTCTTTCTCTTGAATACATCAAGGAAGGTGGATGGGGGATCATCGAATATTCGGCGATCCTGATCTTTGCCACTGCCGGCATGGTCTTCATGGTCACCTCGCTAAACCTGGTCTCCATCTATGTCGGGCTCGAGTTGATGGCCCTGTCTTCCTACGTTCTGGCCTCCTTCTGCAGAAACCAGGAAAAATCTTTTGAAGCGGGGTTCAAATATTTTCTTCTGGGTGCCTTTTCTTCCGGTCTTCTCCTCTACGGCCTCTCCCTTATTTACGGGGCGACGGGAAGCCTGGATATCGCCGTGCTCGCTTCCTCCATCCAGAGGGCAGAGCCGATGCTGGTTGCAGGTCTTGCTCTGACCGCATCGGGCCTTCTCTTCAAGGTGGCCGCCGTGCCCTTTCACGTCTGGACACCTGACGTGTATGAGGGGGCGCCGACTCCCGTTACGGCATTCTTTGCCATTGGTCCCAAGGCTGCCGCCTTTGCCGTCCTGCTTCGAGTCTTTGCCGTAGGTTTAGGGCCTCTGCACCAGGAATGGTCGACCCTGATCGGTCTCTCGGCTGCCCTCACGATGGTCTTTGGTAATCTCGTCGCCCTGGTCCAGAAAAATATCAAGAGAATGCTGGCTTACTCCTCCATCGCTCACGCCGGATATGCCCTTCTGGGTCTTCTGGCTTTCAGTGAGCTGGGGATCAAAGCCGTGCTGATCTACATGCTTGCCTATCTTTTTATGACGGCAGGAGCCTTTGCCCTGGTGATCTTCCTGAAGTCAAGAACCTATGCAGGGGAGATGATTGAGGATTTCAGAGGTCTGAACCACACGCACCCCTTCCTGTCTTTCTGTATGCTTGTCTTCATGCTCTCACTTGCGGGGATTCCACCTACCGCAGGGTTTATAGGCAAACTGTTCCTCTTCGCGGCCGCCATTCAGGCCGGCTATGTCATCCTTGCCGTTCTGGGAGTACTGATGAGTGCCGTCTCCCTTTACTACTACCTTGGGCCGATTGTGGCCATGTATCAGCGGGACGAGACCATGCAACTTCCTCTTCGCCGACACTGGAGCCTCTCCACGGCTGTCGTGATATGCCTCGTGGGAACCCTGCTGGTCGGTCTCATGCCCAACTGGGTTATCGAGGTGCTGAGCTCTGCTCTGCTTCCCGTTGTCTGA
- a CDS encoding NADH-quinone oxidoreductase subunit M, with protein MLDALKTIPILSVITYLPLAGALLIILFTRKEQTKVIKTLATFFTGVTFLLSLPLWTLYDWKATGLDIFQFTERISWIPSLGVDYFFAMDGISLLLILLTTLLSFISVYCSFTAITKREKEYYAFLLMLETGMLGVFLSMDFFLFYVFWEIMLVPMYFLIGIWGGPRKLYAAIKFFIYTLLGSVLMLLGILALYFYNTTGFFGIEGLGNAPSFDVLQFHKIAPMIPAGMQWWIFLAFGIAFAIKVPMFPFHTWLPDAHVEAPTAGSVILAGVLLKMGTYGFVRFSLPILPKATWELLPVGVFLAIVGIIYGALVAMAQKDMKKLVAYSSVSHLGFVMLGIFALNPAGITGGTLQMINHGISTGALFLLVGIVYERRHTRMISDYGGLSKVMPVYAIIFMIITLSSIGLPAMNGFVGEFTILLGAFDRSWVWALFAATGIVLGAAYMLWMYQRVFFGEVTHKENEGLQDLSLREKWTLYPLIILVFWIGLYPKPFLERLENSVKYIVKIVDSGFYQLPEHEMKMEAPVSKEPASEESHGDEH; from the coding sequence ATGCTGGATGCCTTGAAAACCATACCGATCCTGTCCGTCATCACCTATCTTCCGCTGGCCGGAGCACTCCTGATCATCCTCTTTACCCGAAAGGAGCAAACGAAGGTGATCAAAACGCTGGCCACCTTCTTTACGGGAGTCACATTCCTGCTCAGCCTGCCCCTGTGGACTCTCTATGACTGGAAGGCCACGGGACTCGACATCTTTCAGTTTACGGAGCGGATCTCGTGGATACCCTCCCTGGGCGTGGATTACTTCTTCGCCATGGATGGTATCTCCCTGCTCCTCATTCTATTAACGACGCTGCTTTCCTTTATCTCGGTATACTGCTCTTTTACGGCCATTACAAAACGGGAAAAGGAATATTACGCCTTTCTCCTGATGCTGGAAACGGGAATGCTGGGTGTCTTTCTGTCCATGGACTTCTTCCTCTTCTACGTCTTCTGGGAAATCATGCTTGTCCCGATGTATTTCCTGATCGGGATATGGGGAGGACCCAGAAAACTCTACGCGGCGATCAAGTTCTTTATCTATACCCTGCTGGGATCCGTACTTATGCTTCTGGGCATCCTGGCTCTCTATTTTTACAACACTACGGGTTTCTTCGGAATCGAGGGTCTGGGGAATGCGCCCTCCTTTGATGTGCTCCAATTCCATAAGATTGCTCCCATGATTCCAGCCGGGATGCAGTGGTGGATCTTCCTTGCGTTCGGAATCGCCTTTGCGATCAAAGTCCCCATGTTTCCCTTCCACACCTGGTTGCCTGACGCGCACGTAGAAGCGCCTACTGCCGGGTCAGTCATCCTTGCGGGCGTCCTTCTGAAAATGGGAACTTACGGCTTTGTCCGGTTCTCTCTTCCCATCCTTCCCAAGGCGACGTGGGAATTGCTGCCGGTAGGAGTCTTCCTCGCCATTGTCGGAATCATCTACGGAGCTCTTGTGGCCATGGCCCAGAAGGACATGAAAAAGCTGGTCGCATACTCTTCGGTTTCCCATCTGGGATTTGTCATGCTGGGGATTTTTGCCCTCAACCCGGCCGGGATCACGGGCGGGACGCTCCAGATGATCAACCATGGAATCTCCACCGGCGCCCTCTTCCTCTTGGTCGGAATTGTCTATGAGCGACGTCACACACGAATGATCTCCGACTACGGCGGCCTTTCAAAAGTGATGCCGGTATACGCCATCATTTTCATGATTATTACGCTTTCCTCCATCGGCCTTCCGGCCATGAACGGATTTGTCGGCGAATTTACAATCCTTCTGGGTGCCTTTGACCGATCCTGGGTCTGGGCTCTCTTTGCCGCCACCGGAATCGTCCTGGGTGCGGCCTATATGCTCTGGATGTACCAGCGGGTCTTTTTCGGAGAAGTGACCCATAAGGAAAATGAAGGACTCCAGGATCTCTCCCTCAGAGAAAAGTGGACTCTCTATCCCCTGATCATCCTGGTTTTCTGGATCGGACTTTATCCGAAGCCCTTCCTGGAGAGATTGGAAAATTCGGTAAAGTACATCGTCAAGATTGTAGATTCAGGTTTCTATCAGCTTCCCGAGCACGAAATGAAGATGGAAGCACCTGTATCCAAGGAACCGGCTTCCGAGGAGAGCCATGGTGATGAACACTGA
- the nuoL gene encoding NADH-quinone oxidoreductase subunit L yields MKNLIWLIPIFPLAGFLINGLFWRSMSKRATAWIGCTSVGLSTVLAFGAVIDWIMSMGIHQPFYLNLYLWIPAGQLHTIFGTLVDVSIPIGMQIDALSALMVLFVSFVGFWIHIYSIGYMHDDPGFTRFFSYINLFMFAMFVLILADNFLMMFVGWEGVGLCSYLLIGFYYTQKWPADSGKKAFIVNRIGDFGFLLGMFVIFWVFGSLSYHEVFGQALANPELYAPFATIIGICLFIGATGKSAQLPLYVWLPDAMAGPTPVSALIHAATMVTAGVYMVTRCNVIFRLSPTAMAVVAIVGGVTAFFAATMGVAQRDIKKILAYSTISQLGYMFLAAGVGAYVYAMFHVLTHAFFKACLFLGSGSMIHACHTNDIFEMGGLKKSMPTTFRTYFIATLAISGIFPFAGFFSKDGILASVFASGMGHGWVFGLYALGLGGAFITAFYMFRSVFVAFFGEYRGSAHPHESPRTMTLPLIVLAALSLVGGWIGLGFPFPERFNLIKHFLNTIVPEIHGMEHHTAHVSPALEWLLILGSLAVAGLGIFTAWALYMKDRDWGWVKGFVTRHPVLHRVVFNKYYVDELYGATVVAGTMNLANGSATFDARAIDGVVNGTRHATVGTSIFSGFFDLRIVDGLVNLSAWLADAMGRVFRKVQTGVVHNYALILGLGAFCALAIYIFMK; encoded by the coding sequence GTGAAGAACCTCATCTGGCTTATTCCGATCTTTCCCCTTGCCGGGTTCCTTATCAATGGCCTTTTCTGGCGATCGATGTCCAAACGTGCGACTGCGTGGATCGGGTGCACGTCGGTCGGGCTTTCCACGGTTCTGGCTTTTGGAGCCGTGATTGACTGGATCATGTCCATGGGGATCCATCAACCCTTCTATCTGAATCTGTACCTCTGGATTCCCGCGGGCCAGCTTCACACGATCTTCGGAACTCTGGTCGATGTTTCCATTCCCATTGGAATGCAGATCGACGCTCTGTCCGCACTGATGGTTCTCTTTGTGAGCTTCGTCGGTTTCTGGATCCATATTTACTCCATCGGCTACATGCACGATGATCCGGGATTCACACGATTCTTCTCGTATATCAACCTCTTCATGTTCGCCATGTTTGTCCTCATTCTGGCAGACAATTTCCTGATGATGTTCGTGGGCTGGGAGGGTGTAGGCCTCTGCTCGTACCTCCTGATCGGCTTTTACTACACGCAGAAATGGCCGGCTGATTCCGGAAAGAAGGCCTTTATCGTGAACCGGATCGGGGACTTCGGCTTTCTTCTGGGGATGTTTGTCATCTTCTGGGTCTTCGGGTCCCTTTCCTATCACGAAGTTTTCGGCCAGGCTCTGGCCAATCCCGAACTCTATGCGCCCTTTGCCACGATTATCGGAATCTGTCTCTTTATCGGGGCGACGGGCAAGAGCGCACAACTACCCCTCTATGTCTGGCTGCCGGACGCCATGGCGGGTCCCACGCCGGTCTCGGCCCTGATCCATGCGGCCACGATGGTCACCGCGGGCGTCTACATGGTGACGCGGTGCAACGTCATCTTCCGCCTCTCTCCGACAGCCATGGCCGTTGTGGCGATCGTCGGAGGGGTGACGGCCTTTTTTGCGGCGACGATGGGGGTGGCGCAGCGGGACATCAAGAAGATCCTGGCCTACTCGACCATCTCGCAGCTGGGGTACATGTTCCTTGCCGCAGGAGTGGGCGCGTACGTGTACGCGATGTTCCACGTACTGACCCACGCCTTCTTCAAGGCCTGCCTCTTCCTGGGATCGGGCTCCATGATCCATGCCTGCCATACGAACGATATCTTTGAAATGGGCGGACTAAAAAAGTCCATGCCGACTACCTTCCGTACCTACTTCATTGCAACCCTGGCCATCTCGGGGATCTTTCCCTTTGCGGGGTTTTTCTCCAAAGACGGTATTCTGGCCTCGGTCTTTGCCTCGGGTATGGGACACGGGTGGGTCTTCGGTCTCTATGCACTGGGTCTGGGGGGAGCCTTCATTACTGCCTTTTACATGTTCCGATCTGTCTTTGTCGCCTTTTTCGGTGAATACCGGGGCTCGGCTCATCCACATGAATCGCCCCGCACGATGACCCTTCCGCTGATTGTCCTGGCGGCGCTCAGCCTTGTCGGTGGATGGATCGGCCTGGGATTTCCATTTCCGGAACGTTTCAACCTCATCAAGCACTTTCTCAATACGATTGTCCCCGAGATTCACGGCATGGAGCACCATACCGCCCATGTCTCTCCGGCCCTGGAATGGCTGCTGATCCTTGGATCCCTGGCGGTTGCGGGGTTGGGGATCTTTACCGCATGGGCTCTCTATATGAAGGATCGGGACTGGGGCTGGGTTAAAGGTTTTGTCACCCGTCACCCCGTCCTGCACAGAGTTGTTTTTAATAAATACTATGTAGACGAGCTTTACGGCGCCACCGTAGTGGCCGGTACCATGAATCTTGCCAATGGATCGGCAACCTTTGATGCCCGGGCCATTGACGGTGTTGTCAACGGCACACGCCATGCCACCGTGGGAACGAGTATCTTCTCCGGATTTTTTGATTTGCGAATTGTCGACGGGCTGGTAAATCTGTCGGCCTGGCTTGCGGACGCGATGGGACGTGTCTTCCGGAAAGTCCAGACCGGCGTCGTACACAACTATGCCCTGATCCTTGGCCTGGGAGCCTTCTGCGCTCTCGCGATCTACATTTTCATGAAGTGA
- the nuoK gene encoding NADH-quinone oxidoreductase subunit NuoK: protein MITTTHYLVLSALLFSIGMVGVMVRKNLITLLMCLELMLNAVNLNLVAFSQQWGELTGQVFVIFVITVAAGEAAIGLGIIITIYRQRRTVEADVIRSLEG, encoded by the coding sequence ATGATTACCACGACCCATTACCTGGTTTTGTCCGCCCTTCTCTTCTCCATCGGCATGGTGGGAGTCATGGTGCGGAAGAACCTCATTACTCTTCTGATGTGCCTCGAGCTGATGCTGAACGCAGTCAACCTCAACCTGGTGGCATTTTCCCAGCAGTGGGGAGAGCTGACCGGTCAGGTTTTTGTTATTTTTGTGATCACGGTGGCGGCCGGAGAAGCAGCCATCGGCCTGGGCATTATCATCACCATTTACCGGCAGCGGCGAACTGTGGAAGCCGATGTCATAAGATCCTTGGAGGGCTGA
- a CDS encoding NADH-quinone oxidoreductase subunit J yields MSGLALIFFYIFGALTLLGAVGVVLLRNPMRAALCLLVSFVGVAALFFLRHAEFLGAVQLLVYAGGILVLFLFGIMFVSQKELKRTRKWHRQWPVAFLLALFLAFILIHFLAATVLTPSVPLDAFQAGGGNTEAVGLHLYFNYLIPFEVASVFLLVAMVGAILLGRGEVKP; encoded by the coding sequence ATGAGCGGCCTGGCTCTGATCTTTTTCTATATCTTTGGGGCACTCACACTCCTGGGGGCCGTCGGGGTAGTCCTTCTGCGCAATCCGATGCGCGCTGCCCTCTGCCTCCTGGTCTCCTTTGTGGGTGTTGCGGCCCTCTTCTTCCTCCGCCATGCCGAATTTCTGGGTGCCGTCCAGCTTCTGGTCTATGCAGGAGGTATTCTGGTGCTCTTCCTGTTCGGCATCATGTTTGTCTCACAGAAAGAGCTCAAGCGAACCCGGAAATGGCATCGTCAGTGGCCTGTGGCCTTTCTGCTTGCCCTCTTTCTTGCCTTTATCCTGATCCACTTTCTGGCCGCTACCGTGCTGACGCCTTCGGTACCTCTCGATGCCTTCCAGGCTGGCGGGGGCAACACGGAGGCCGTGGGTCTTCACCTCTACTTCAACTACCTTATACCTTTTGAAGTTGCTTCCGTCTTTCTCCTTGTTGCCATGGTGGGTGCAATTCTGCTGGGGAGGGGGGAGGTGAAGCCATGA
- a CDS encoding NADH-quinone oxidoreductase subunit I, protein MKEKQSLGRWFRNLLLIDLFVGLYTSWKHMFRKKFTVQYPEERIDPTDRFRGIFKFLPDVCISCEMCAKACPIDIIYIEWHPEQTPEGKRKKVLDRFDIDVKRCMFCGLCEEACPTKPLAIYLTTKTYEGATYSRDEELYFDMEKLHTYTGLPDPPAEEKPAPKAPVPAPAGPDKALEKPAPGEISGSGEGGGGKE, encoded by the coding sequence ATGAAAGAGAAACAATCCCTCGGACGCTGGTTCAGGAACCTCCTTCTCATTGACCTGTTTGTCGGACTCTATACATCGTGGAAGCACATGTTCCGTAAGAAGTTCACGGTGCAATACCCCGAAGAGCGGATTGATCCGACCGACCGCTTTCGGGGAATCTTTAAATTCCTTCCCGATGTGTGCATTTCCTGTGAGATGTGTGCCAAGGCGTGCCCCATCGATATTATCTACATCGAATGGCATCCGGAGCAGACACCGGAAGGAAAGAGAAAAAAGGTTCTGGACCGCTTTGATATCGATGTGAAACGCTGTATGTTCTGCGGTCTCTGCGAAGAAGCGTGCCCGACCAAGCCTCTTGCTATTTATCTGACAACCAAGACCTATGAGGGGGCAACATACAGCCGGGACGAAGAGCTCTATTTCGACATGGAAAAGCTGCATACCTATACCGGCCTGCCCGATCCGCCCGCCGAGGAGAAACCTGCACCCAAAGCTCCCGTGCCCGCACCGGCTGGACCGGATAAGGCTCTGGAAAAACCGGCACCCGGAGAGATTTCCGGATCCGGAGAAGGTGGAGGAGGTAAGGAATGA
- the nuoH gene encoding NADH-quinone oxidoreductase subunit NuoH — MNSILLGLVVIPLIKYLVVVAIVMTIVAWSTWAERKILGFMQARIGPNRAGPIGLLQPIADGIKLITKEDIIPSRSEKFLHLLGPILVFVPALMLFSVIPFGGESTIFGLLKEPVTLYVTDVNIGMILVLALSSLGIYGLILGGWASNNKYSLMGGLRSAAQMVSYEIPQGFAIVAVLILAGSLSLVRIVEAQAESGMWFIFPGFIAFFIFFVCAVAETNRTPFDLPEAESELVAGYHTEYSGMKFALFFMAEYANMVLVSSIGTVLFLGGWLPPFPSVTRGTMIDLPLFWFFAKVAVFLFLLIWFRATFPRYRFDQLMALGWKWLLPLAILNVIALAMLKLWVFA; from the coding sequence ATGAATTCCATTCTTCTGGGTCTCGTCGTTATTCCGCTCATTAAATATCTGGTGGTTGTAGCCATCGTCATGACTATCGTGGCATGGTCCACATGGGCGGAACGAAAAATCCTCGGATTCATGCAGGCAAGAATCGGTCCAAACCGGGCCGGTCCCATCGGGCTTCTTCAGCCCATTGCCGATGGGATCAAGCTGATCACCAAGGAAGATATCATTCCGTCCCGCTCTGAAAAATTTCTTCATCTCCTTGGCCCTATCCTTGTCTTTGTCCCCGCGCTGATGCTCTTTTCGGTGATCCCATTTGGAGGAGAATCCACAATTTTCGGTCTTTTGAAGGAACCGGTCACCCTCTACGTGACCGATGTCAACATCGGCATGATCCTGGTTCTTGCGCTATCTTCTCTGGGAATTTACGGGCTGATTCTGGGCGGATGGGCTTCCAACAATAAATATTCTTTGATGGGCGGTCTTCGAAGCGCTGCTCAGATGGTTTCGTATGAAATCCCCCAGGGGTTTGCCATCGTCGCCGTCCTGATCCTTGCGGGAAGCCTCTCCCTGGTTCGGATTGTCGAAGCACAGGCTGAATCGGGCATGTGGTTCATCTTTCCAGGGTTTATCGCCTTTTTTATCTTTTTTGTCTGTGCCGTAGCGGAAACCAACCGAACACCCTTTGACCTCCCCGAGGCCGAATCGGAACTGGTCGCGGGTTACCACACCGAGTACTCAGGAATGAAATTCGCCCTCTTCTTCATGGCAGAGTACGCAAATATGGTTCTTGTATCCTCCATTGGTACCGTTCTCTTTCTGGGCGGATGGCTTCCTCCCTTTCCTTCGGTGACAAGGGGAACGATGATCGATCTTCCCCTCTTCTGGTTTTTCGCCAAGGTGGCTGTTTTCCTCTTCCTTCTGATCTGGTTCCGTGCCACCTTTCCCCGTTACCGTTTCGATCAGCTGATGGCTCTGGGATGGAAATGGCTCCTTCCCCTCGCCATCCTGAACGTGATTGCCCTGGCCATGCTAAAGCTCTGGGTCTTTGCCTGA